The nucleotide window CGGCGCCGCCACCGCCCTTATGCGCGACAATATCGACGCCATTGTCATCCATGGCGACGACGGTCTACGGGGTGTGGCGCTGCCAGCGCCGCTGGTGCAAGCGGGTGACGACGCCGTCGGCTGGATGGCGCAGACATTGCTGGCCGCCCCCAGCAGTACGATCGATGTTCTGGCGCTCGGTCCGCTCACCAATATCGCCCGCCTCATTAACGACCATCCCCAGGCGGCGGGCCGCATCGGCCATCTCATCATCATGGGCGGGGCAATTGAGGAACCGGGCAATGCCGGGCCGGTCTCCGAGTTCAATTTCGCCTCTGACCCGGAGGCAACCGCAGTCGCGCTGCGGGCTGGTATCAAGACAACCATTGTGCCGCTCGATGTCACGCGGCGCGTGCGGGCAAACCGCAGCTATGGTGAGGCTCTACGCGGAACCGCCGCGGGAGACGCGGCAGCGGACCTGCTGGCGGCCTATCTGGTCGACGGCGAGCAGAGCCGGCCACTGCATGACCCGTGTGTCATGCTGCTCGCGTTGGCGCCCGAGCTTTTCGGCATCGAGCTCTTTCACCTGTCGGTCAATCTTGGTGATGACGGGGACGCCGGTGCCCTGACACGCCGCGACAGCGGTTCGCCGATATTGGTCGCCATGACTGTCGACGTTCCGGCAGCCTTGGCCCTGCTCGCCGGCGGTTTCCGCTAACGCAATTCCCCCTCCACCAGCGCCGTCCAATAGCGGGCACCGGTGGCGATGGCATCATCGTTGAAATCGTAGCGGGAATTGTGGTGCAGTGCGCCGTCCACCGCCGGGCCATTGCCCAGCCACACATAGCATCCAGGCACGCGGCTGCCGAACTCGGAAAAATCGTCCCCGGCGGTCGAGGGCGGGAAGGTCGTCACCACCGGCCGCCCCGACGCGAGCTGTGCAGCGGCCAGCGCGGCCCTGGTGGCGCTGTCGTCATTGATGACCGGTGCGATGCGGCGCTGAAATGCATAATCGGAAGCGATACCAAACGTGTTCGCAACGCCCCGCGCGAGTTCGCCGATAGCCGCTTCAAGCTGGTCGCGCACCTGGGCCGAATAGGCTCGCGCCGTGCCACCGATGCGAACGGCATCGGGGATGACATTGAGCGCGCGAAAATCGCCGCCGGTAATGGCGCAGGCACTGACCACTGCGGGCTGTAGCGGATCGACCTTCCGCGCCACGATGGTGTGAACCATGGTGAGGAAATGCGCCGCCGCGGTCATCGCGTCTCGCCCCAGATGCGGCTTGGCGCCATGTGTCCCGATGCCGGTGAAAGTCACCTCCCAGCTGTCGGATGACGCCAGTTGCGGTCCAGGAACCACGGCCATCTCATCGGGCGCCAGGCCCGGCATATTGTGCAGGCCATAAACCGCATCGATCGGAAAGCGCTCAAGGAACCCGTCATCCAGCATGGCCTTTGCCCCGCCCCGACCTTCCTCGGCCGGTTGGAAAACGAAATGGACCGTGCCCGAAAATCGTCGAGTCCGCGCCAGGTGCCGCGCCGCCGCCAGCAGCATCACCGTGTGGCCGTCATGACCACAGGCATGCATGGTGTTCTCGATCTGCGATTTATAGGCAACAGCACCCAGCTCCGGCATGGCCAGTGCATCCATATCGGCCCGCAGGGCGATTGAGCGTTTTCCCTCGCCTGCCCGCAAGGTGCCGACGACTCCGGTCTTGCCAATGCCGCGATGCACTTCGATGCCAGCGTCCTCGAGCCATTTGGCCACAATGCCGCTCGTGCGAACTTCCTCAAAGCCAAGTTCTGGATGGGCATGCAGATCGCGGCGCAACGCGACCATCGCCTCAAGTTCGAACGGATCATTGTCTCCGCGGTTCATCGCTTGCTAAGCTCTTGATATTCAACAAAGCTGCAGCATCCACCATTTGGGACTGCCAAGCAAGGAAAGCCGGTCAATGCCACTCGAACCTCACCAGTTCTGGCAAAGCGTGGATGCCCCGGGCACCCATGTCAGCAATATCCAGGGTTGGCTCGACAGCTATCCGGCCACCCTGCCCGACGGCAGGCAAATCCTGCTCCCCATCCGCATTCTACCCGGCGACGGCAAGAGCGCGGTGGCCTCGCTGATCATAAATCAGGCCAGTTTCGTCGTAGAGGACGCCATTGCCGCCGCCATGGCAGGCCTGCTCGGACCGTTCGAACCGGACATCATCATTGGCGTGCCGACCCTTGGCCTGCCGCTGGCCAATAATGTAGCGCGCAGGCTGGACCATAGCCGCATGGTAGCGCTCGGTACGTCGCGGAAATTCTGGTACCGCGATGACCTGTCGACCCCTATGTCCTCGATCACCAGCCCCGAACAGGTGAAAACGATCTTTCTCGATCCCCGCTTGCTGCCATTGCTCGAAGGCAAACGGGTAGCCGTGATCGATGACGTCATCAGTTCCGGCACATCTATGGCCGCCGTTATGGCCCTGCTGGACCGGATCGGGGTGGCACCGGTAGCCGTAGCTGCGGCCATGCTTCAAGGCACGTTCTGGCAGGACAAGCTGGACCATTGGGGTGACAGGATCGTTGCGCCCCTTGCCTCTCCACGCCTGGCCAGAACCGCCTCCGGCCATTGGCTACCCGCCTAGCATACCGGCAATTCAGCGGCTCCTTCGCCGCTTACGGGGTTCCGGCCGCTCCGCCGGACCGGCCCTCTCAGGCGCCAAGCCGATGCCCGTCTTCCCCGAAGAGCAGCAGGTGTCGCGGATCGAAGCCCAGCGAGATCGTCTGTCTGGGTTCGATTTGCTCCTGCCCGGCCAGCGCGGCGGTCAGTTCCTGCCCCGATGGCAGGCCAACCCTGACCAGGGTTTCATTGCCGAGCCGCTCGACCAGTTGCACCTCACCGCCAATTGGTCCGTTCGGGTCGAGGACCAGTGCGTGGGGCCGCAGGCCAACCCGAAGCTTCATGCCCGCTTCCAGACCCGGCATCGACGGAAAATCGAGCGGAGTGTCGGCCAGCTCTGATCGCAGAGCTAGGCCGCCGCCGGTCCTGGCTGCCACCGTCGCCTCGACAATATTCATCTTCGGCGACCCGATGAAACCGGCGACAAACAGATTGGCTGGACTGTTATAGAGTTCCAGCGGCGAGCCGACCTGCTGCACGACGCCGCCATCGAGCACGACGATCTTGTCGGCCAGCGTCATGGCCTCGACCTGATCATGCGTCACATAGATCATCGTGGCGCCAAGATCGGTATGCAGCCGCGCCAGCTCCATGCGCATGTCGCCACGCAAGGCCGCGTCGAGATTGGACAAAGGTTCGTCGAACAGGAACACATCCGGCTCCCGCACAATGGCCCGGCCAATCGCCACACGCTGGCGTTGACCACCCGAAAGCTGAGCCGGACGGCGATCGAGCAAATGTTCCATCTGCAGAACCCTGGCCGCGGCCCAAATTTTCGCGTCGCGAACGTCCTTGGGGGTGCCGGCCAGTTTGAGGCCAAAGCCAACATTGTCGTAGACAGACATGTGCGGATAGAGCGCGTAGGACTGGAACACCATGGCAACGCCACGGTCACGCGGTTCAACATCGTTGACCACTCGGTCGCCGATGCGGATTTCGCCGCCGGTAATGTCTTCAAGACCAGCAATCATGCGCAGCAATGTCGACTTGCCACAGCCCGAAGGGCCGACAAAGACCACGAATTGGCCGTGCTCGATGTCGAGATCCACACCCTTGATGACGGGCACATCGCCATAGGCCTTGTGGACGGAACGGAGGGTGAGCCCTGCCATTTGCGAAACTCCTTTTAGCCTTTGACCGCGCCCTGCATCAGGGCGGCCACAAATTGGCGCTGGAAGACGAGGAACAACGCCACGGTCGGCGCGAGAATGAGAAGCGAGCCGGCACAAAGCAGGGGAATATCGGTGCCCCACTGTCCCTGGAAGGCGCCGAGAGCACCGGCCATGGTCCGCTGCATCGGGTCCTGCACCAAGACCACTGGCAACAGGAACTGGTTCCAGGTCCAGAGGAAGAGCAGGATGGTCAGCGACATGATCGCCGGACGGGCCAGCGGCACCTGAACGAGCCAGAATTCCTTCCAGCGGGTTGCACCGTCTAGCTGGGCGGCCTCGGTCAGGTCGTGCGGCACATTGAGGAAATGCGCGCGCATCCAATAG belongs to Devosia sp. XK-2 and includes:
- a CDS encoding nucleoside hydrolase; the encoded protein is MNRRVIIDTDPGLDDAMAILFALASGKFEVLGLTTVAGNIGLDRTTRNAGGLLAVMGRSDIPVIAGAATALMRDNIDAIVIHGDDGLRGVALPAPLVQAGDDAVGWMAQTLLAAPSSTIDVLALGPLTNIARLINDHPQAAGRIGHLIIMGGAIEEPGNAGPVSEFNFASDPEATAVALRAGIKTTIVPLDVTRRVRANRSYGEALRGTAAGDAAADLLAAYLVDGEQSRPLHDPCVMLLALAPELFGIELFHLSVNLGDDGDAGALTRRDSGSPILVAMTVDVPAALALLAGGFR
- a CDS encoding M20 aminoacylase family protein produces the protein MNRGDNDPFELEAMVALRRDLHAHPELGFEEVRTSGIVAKWLEDAGIEVHRGIGKTGVVGTLRAGEGKRSIALRADMDALAMPELGAVAYKSQIENTMHACGHDGHTVMLLAAARHLARTRRFSGTVHFVFQPAEEGRGGAKAMLDDGFLERFPIDAVYGLHNMPGLAPDEMAVVPGPQLASSDSWEVTFTGIGTHGAKPHLGRDAMTAAAHFLTMVHTIVARKVDPLQPAVVSACAITGGDFRALNVIPDAVRIGGTARAYSAQVRDQLEAAIGELARGVANTFGIASDYAFQRRIAPVINDDSATRAALAAAQLASGRPVVTTFPPSTAGDDFSEFGSRVPGCYVWLGNGPAVDGALHHNSRYDFNDDAIATGARYWTALVEGELR
- a CDS encoding phosphoribosyltransferase — translated: MPLEPHQFWQSVDAPGTHVSNIQGWLDSYPATLPDGRQILLPIRILPGDGKSAVASLIINQASFVVEDAIAAAMAGLLGPFEPDIIIGVPTLGLPLANNVARRLDHSRMVALGTSRKFWYRDDLSTPMSSITSPEQVKTIFLDPRLLPLLEGKRVAVIDDVISSGTSMAAVMALLDRIGVAPVAVAAAMLQGTFWQDKLDHWGDRIVAPLASPRLARTASGHWLPA
- the ugpC gene encoding sn-glycerol-3-phosphate ABC transporter ATP-binding protein UgpC, whose protein sequence is MAGLTLRSVHKAYGDVPVIKGVDLDIEHGQFVVFVGPSGCGKSTLLRMIAGLEDITGGEIRIGDRVVNDVEPRDRGVAMVFQSYALYPHMSVYDNVGFGLKLAGTPKDVRDAKIWAAARVLQMEHLLDRRPAQLSGGQRQRVAIGRAIVREPDVFLFDEPLSNLDAALRGDMRMELARLHTDLGATMIYVTHDQVEAMTLADKIVVLDGGVVQQVGSPLELYNSPANLFVAGFIGSPKMNIVEATVAARTGGGLALRSELADTPLDFPSMPGLEAGMKLRVGLRPHALVLDPNGPIGGEVQLVERLGNETLVRVGLPSGQELTAALAGQEQIEPRQTISLGFDPRHLLLFGEDGHRLGA